A region of Nerophis lumbriciformis linkage group LG26, RoL_Nlum_v2.1, whole genome shotgun sequence DNA encodes the following proteins:
- the atp5mj gene encoding ATP synthase subunit ATP5MJ, mitochondrial, protein MAGRMFANWWSKMGPYYTKAYPEIWVGFGIMTVLYYKISYGGKKAVKDKPAH, encoded by the exons ATGGCTGGGCGCATGTTTGCAAACTGGTGGTCCAAGATGGGCCCTTACTACACCAAGGCATACCCGGAGATTTGGGTGGGTTTCGGCATCATGACGGTTCTCTACTACAAAATCTCATACGGAG GCAAGAAAGCTGTGAAGGACA